gtgtttgagtccacaaaatacTTTTGTAGTTTCTTGGGTAGTACATTTtagcatgtttttatttgtatctatattgtatgtgaagcactttgagcagcatttcttgtatgaaaggtgctatacaaataaagtttattattattacttctgTTGCATCAGAAATCTGAGCTGCATAAGTTGTTCAAAGGTTAAGTTGATCACCCTATTGCATAATGTTCCCTGAGGATGCATTTAGAATTAAACAGGTCACATAGTGAATGAAAACTAAACACGTCTAATGAGCTCAATTTGTGTTGATATCACTGGAGAGTTTTGGTTAATTACCTTGTctttaacaaacaaaccttttacTGTATAAACTTCAGACTAATTAGTCTCAGTTGTACCCACTagtgataaaaacaattaaaatatacaGAGATACATGTGGGTGCagactgattttgtttttgtgaggcTGCCATTTAATTTAAGTTACACCTATACTTTCTAAGAGTCTGAAGACAAAGGCAAATTTCCTctggccatgttttttttttttgtgttccaAAAAAGCTCAAGCTTGCagcttctgttttgttttataaattataGGCTTCTCAAAGGCCTTAAAACACCAACATCCATTCAGACTTTAAACTTAATTATCCACTGGTTGCTATAGATTCATTTTAGGCAAGGGACTGTCTTGAGATAtagatgttattttattttcagtctctCGGTCACTTCATGAAAAGGGAACATAcaataatgcattttaattatttctaatTCTCCTGGAGCGCTGCATCAAACTGAACAAAGTGTTCCTATCCAAACAGTCTATATTCATCAATCAATCCTGAGTTTATAGAAATGCACTTTTAAATTTGTATACATGTACAGCTTAAATTTGAGTATAATAACAAAGGACAGTTTACTGTACGTATCTGAGCCTAAATAGAGTTAATTTCTCAACATATGTCGGACTCGTAGTCTTTATTTTCCTAGTTTTAACGAACATAAAGAACAACACGTTTAAGTTAAGGCCTGGAGGCCTGTGTCCTCAGTGTGGTGATGTGAATCTTTGGATCGACCTTATGTTAATATaccaaatacatttctgatgaGGAACAACTACAGCACACAGGCTTAAAATCTCTGCAAGTACCTCAGTTAAACACAATACCTGCACCTTATGTTTCATCACATCATGTTTAATTTTGAAAGTGTGAGCTACAGTAAGAGAAAGTTTAGAAGTGGTCAGAACAGTCAAATGTGCAAATATCATTACATTCAAATGCAATCATGTGTTCGTTACTTCATGTCTAAATAAGTCAGCTATATAGTGTTAAAAATGACTTCGGACATGTGTTTTATTCACTTGATAAAATTGACAACTGTTAATGTAATAACAGAATATTGAAAACAATattctgaaaaacattattaaatcaTAATAATCTCATATTTGTCTGTGACACATGCTGATGAGTTAGAGAAACAatcgaaaaaagaaaaaaaaaacatgctcaGAAAAGTCTCTCTCACcctcaaacccacacacacacgcacacgcacacacacacacacacacacacacacacacacacacacacacacacacacacacacacacacacacacacaccctccactCGTTGATTCAGGATGGAAAAGGTAGCTGTCAAGGGTTTATTTTCACTCTCCACACCAGAGCCACAATTCTGGTTTTGATCTCCTTTGTTTTCAATGAGTAGACAATGGGATTAATGCAGGGGGGGATACAAGAGGCGAGCGACAGGCTGAGCACTCGCTGGTCTGGATCAACAGATCGTATAAAGAGCCCAACTATGTAAATGCTGAATATAGGAACATAATAAATACCCACAAGAATGAGGTGCTCAATGCAAGTGGTGAGAGCTTTTATCCTGCTGCTCACTGACTTCATCTTGAACACGGTCACAAGGATGCTGACGTAggacagaaatataaaagttaAGGGGCCAAACAGATTCATCATAGAAGCTGAAGCTGCGGCCCACTGCAGTGAGTAATCATTGCAGGCGAGTCTAAACACCGGCGCATAGTCACAGAAGTAGCTGAACACTCTGACAGATCCGCAGAAAGACAGTCGAGTCATGATAGAAGTGCTGTACGAAAGCAATCCTGCGCAGTAAACCCAAGTCAGACTGACAATGCAAAACATGATTGGccgtgtgtttaaaatgttctgcttcAGAGGGAAGCAAATTGCAATCAACCTGTCGTAGGCGAGTATAGCGAGCGCGTAAGACTCCAGAGACGCACTGGTATAGTGAACAAACATTTGCACCAGACAGAGGTTGAAGGGAACAAAATTGTCCTTAAACAGAAACGTCTTGATCATACTGGGAATCGTGCTCGTGTTCAATATCACATCAATTACTGCGAGGTTGACGACTGCTAAAAACTTAGGGGTGTGTAAGTTCTCGTCAAGAGCGACTATGCACATCAATAACACATTGAACACGACTGTGACCAAATAGACAAATGCTAGAAAGATGATGTAGACACTGATGTTGGGAAACGTCTGGAATCCGATGACATAGAAGCCTGGAGGATGAATGATGGCAGAGTCATTTAAAAGAGACATNNNNNNNNNNNNNNNNNNNNNNNNNNNNNNNNNNNNNNNNNNNNNNNNNNNNNNNNNNNNNNNNNNNNNNNNNNNNNNNNNNNNNNNNNNNNNNNNNNNNNNNNNNNNNNNNNNNNNNNNNNNNNNNNNNNNNNNNNNNNNNNNNNNNNNNNNNNNNNNNNNNNNNNNNNNNNNNNNNNNNNNNNNNNNNNNNNNNNNNNNNNNNNNNNNNNNNNNNNNNNNNNNNNNNNNNNNNNNNNNNNNNNNNNNNNNNNNNNNNNNNNNNNNNNNNNNNNNNNNNNNNNNNNNNNNNNNNNNNNNNNNNNNNNNNNNNNNNNNNNNNNNNNNNNNNNNNNNNNNNNNNNNNNNNNNNNNNNNNNNNNNNNNNNNNNNNNNNNNNNNNNNNNNNNNNNNNNNNNNNNNNNNNNNNNNNNNNNNNNNNNNNNNNNNNNNNNNNNNNNNNNNNNNNNNNNNNNNNNNNNNNNNNNNNNNNNNNNNNNNNNNNNNNNNNNNNNNNNNNNtttaagtgtttttattctgatttCAACATCATCATTCATATCATGCAGGTTTCAAACAGAGCCACAAAAAGTGTGAGTTTTTCTGTTGCTAAAATGAGCTTGGCACAATGAAAGCACAGCTAATAGTCATCTAATTATTCATTCAGTTATTGATGGAGTGATTTCCACTCCTGCTTCCCTCTCGTCCTTGACAGGACGGTCCAGCCAGTAAAAGCTTAATTAAGAGCCTCTCAGCAGCGGATGTCCAGTACCATGGGAAACAACCTGTAAAACTGCTGTGGACGAGGCTTTTATGAAATGACATTACCAGTAAGGTCATCAGAAAATCTGTCTGTGATGCTCAGAGAAGCACAGTTATCCTGAATAGGGTTTTACTGTATTGGTTCCAAATGTAGGGATCGCAGCACAGCCAAATatatcttcatttatttttacagataAAATAATCATTGTAGCTTTTCAGTCATGAATAACAATCACATAAACAGTTGCAGCAGGTGATGACTTGAGGTGGATTTCCCTCGTTTTAGGGGTCGCTATCTGTAGGATATTTGACGTCTGAGAGACACTGATAATTGTTATGGTGCCTGATCCTGTGCATCTGGGCCAACTTTACAATTACACAGTTAACCTGTTCAGGATGTTTGCGATTCTTTGTGATGTGCGTCTGTGCTCTCGTTGGAAAGAACGTGAAAGAAATCAACATGTGACAAATTCATGTTTGTCCTCTGTGAGATTGAGGTCAGAAGTTCACTCTACATTTTTCTCATACTGAACAACAATGACTATTTCTTTTTGGTAATTGACGGGCAGGTCAGTGGTTAATTAGTGTATAGATCTGAGAATCCCGTACTGCTTGTTAAGATAGAAATCCACCCTCATGTTCAGAGGTTGATCGACTCGTGGCACTGGCCCATGCTCCTGATCAAACCCCTCATGGCCTTTGAGCTCAGAGGCCAAACAAACGTTCACAGTGTCAGACTGAAGCACATTGGTTCCCATGGTTTGTAATCACACTGCGGGGTCGACAGAAAACAGAATATTGACTGGAGAAATACTCCTTTACTCCTACATACAGATTTATCTTCCTGTGTGGAAGCTTTAGATGTATAGAAGAAGTCACGATAATAATGTTATGATAGAACAAATGCACAGGATTCCCTGAGGGTGTGTTTATCATCAAACAGGACACAGTGACCTCAGACAAAAGACTCACTTGTGCCTTTTTAACTCCTGGGAGTCTTTGTAATGAGCTCCATGTGTAATGACATTACCAGTGAATTACTGGTTAATGAGCTTTTCTGTAACAAACAAagcttttacttttcaaattCAAGCTTAATTAATCTCATTAGAACCTGCTCGGACTCAGTAGGACCCCCCCAGTCTAAACAGTGGAAAGGGATGAAAACTGttgtttaatttaaagtaaacatGGTGGTTGtcgtactgtgtgtgtgtgtgtgtgtttcagccaCGTCCACTAGGAcatttcctccagctcctcctcttgtGGGAATCCCTGTCACGTCTTACTGTAAATGACGAGCCGTTCCGCGGAAACCTCAGGTCACATCTCGAGTGGACGCCTGTGTGATCGACCTTTCACGAGCTGAGGGAGGCAGTGAACAATGGTGAACACTCCAGGAGCGTATTTACCCAGGATGCATTCTGATCTTTCATTATTTCCTCTGTCCTATTCCAGAATAGAAAGTGATGATATACGAGTGTACATAgtgtttcaacattttcaggAGCGGCAAGAAATTATCAGAGTTTAAGAGTTCAAACAAAGCAATATTTTTTTGATGATTtaacaaaatatgaatttttGAAGATTGGTCTTTTTTACTTTAACGTAAATCATCTGTACATGAACTTTACCTACATTAAGATGCAAAGTAATAAATACCAAGAATCTGGATCTGCTTTTTTGTCCAGATCTGCCATCCCCccaaacataacttccttggctgaggtaataaacaaatcaattttcaaaataGATCATAACAAAGAATTTTTTATCGTGTTATGTGTTCATATAAGAAATACCGTTGGCTGATATAATAGATTTTTTAATCTTAAATCAATATTTATGTCAACATTGGATCgaagaaaacaaagtgcagTGTTTGAAAAACGTCCCAATGTCCAAAAAGTACTAAAGTTTGATTTCCAGCATCACTATAATAAACcatctgtaaaatgtttgatcGGGTTGGGATCAATGGAAggtacatttcattttcagagtcCTGTACACTTTGTCCTTTCAGTCTGTATCCGGCTGCTCGTGTGACGTACAGAGCTACGGTTCGTTCCGTGACCCAGAGGAGACGTAAAAAGGTAAGCCAAATGATTCAGTCCTTGTGAAGTGTCCTCCATTGTccctttttattcaaattaacaGCTGCTCCCTCCGTCTGTCCAAAACCATTTTTGTTAACAATGAATCAGACCTGCAATAAATTTCTAATTGCTGTGGCAGTGTGCTCACGATTTATGTTTTAAGGTGAAAGAGAGTTGCACTAAAAAGTTTTGCTCGCTGGTTTTGTGTAGGACAATGATACCAGAAGCAAAATGCAtcattttttaacttttcttatGCCGCTGGCGTCACAGTTAAAGTTTAATTCAAGCATCAAACTTTCAGCTTCCTTCTGCACAGCTGcagtcctccctctcctctctctgccaaaCCTTTTCTCTTATCTCCAGGCAGCAGGAGACGCACGTCCAGCGATCAATAACCCGTAATCTGCACAAACTACCAAACTCATCCTCATACGTCACATCATGAACTTCTTATATTCAGCTGCCCAAGACACCGGTTCCCCCTGGGAAGACCGTCAACATTTACTTactgttgtttatgtgtgacTGCACCCGGAGCGGTTTCACGCAGCCCTACAACCTTAGTGACAATGCTATTCAATCAGAGGTTGATGGGCTGTGAGACCTTAAACAGCACCTCATGCTGAAAGTGTCCCTCGGGAGGagacaatttaaaaagtgatctGAGTTGCAGATGCTCTGATGTGATTGAATTCTtcgacagcagcagctgttctACAATAAAGATAATATTTTCACGTTTGAACCCCCCCATAGTTGGAAGTTGGGATTTGGCCAAATGTTCATATATAGAGCAAGAGGATGAGTCATCATATTGAACGAGGGAAGGACACCGGGTTCCCGGACTAAAGGACTCTAATGAACTCTTTTCTCTACTCCCccttttctttatcttcctTTTCGCTGCTCTTCCCTTTTGCTGGGCTCAGCTTAAACCCCCCGTCCCCGCTTCCTTACAAAGTCACTCAGCTGGATAAAGTCATTTACCTGGATGaaggggagcgagagaggggaactgacagagggggagagtgTAGGTCAGAGAGGAAGTCTTTGACAAACGTCGTGGGAGAACACGGCAAAATAAAAAGCGGAACAAAGACGTGGAGGAATACCAAGTACAGTGCACGGGAGAACGAAGAGTGGAAGCCTGACTGCTTTGAAAGGCAAATTCACTCTTTTTTGATCAGCAGctgaacattgtgtttctgcttctttatttatttcccagaatcctaaaaagacagaaaacgcCGACGGTTgaacacagaggaaagatggaggacgtACAGTCAGAGACAGGCTGGAGTGATGAGCTCTGGGCCGAAGAGAGACACTGACTCCAGAGCTCGATCATAATTTTCAGCGGTTTATTAAACACAAGCCTGATTAGATTAAAACCATATTTCCCTCTTCCCAACAAAAACTCAGGCAGATGAGAAAttgtcttttactttatttcattaGCGCAGAGCTGGTCACGATCTTACAATAGTCCAGACTATGAGTCACGgagagctcacacacacacgcacagacacacacacacgcacagacacactctcacaccttCTTCTACCAAATGTACAACTTTATTTCCTTTTACAAAACACAATAGGgaaccacttcctgtgtttaACGCCTGGCACGGTGCTGCGTGAAGTCAACATTCCCTGACAGTGACGGTAAATAGCACTGACATAAAGAACACTGCTAACTCACCATTTtgtatttgacctttttattcACGTTTTGGTTGGTTTCCTATGTCTACAACAATCACATGCATGGTTAGActttgtctcttcctctttagCCCCTTCACTGATAAACTGACCTCATGTCAAATGATACACACACGTGGGCTATTTCCAGAGATCGACCACTGCTCACGAAGACAGGGTTGGTAACCTATCCCATGGGGTCGATGATGAAACATGACAGCTTGCTCCGGCGTCACCTGCTTGCACGAACATGGCACTCCGACGAAACATGTCAGCCTCACTCCACCAGTAGATCATCCGCAGAAATGCCTTGTTCTCCCTGCAGGGTGTCCTGAATAGAGACTATTACACAGTTTATAAGGGCTGCACTGATTCATCGTTTCATTCCAGCATCAGAAATTCAATGTACCATTACTGTATAGCTGTCCCTtgataaataagataaataggCCTAAGTTAGTCTGATTAGCTGCTGTAGACTGCGTGAGTTAACGTGATGAGTGAAAAGCGTAGCTCTCTTGAGAGGATGCTTATATACAATATGTACAATAGGCTACTGCTTAGAAGTTGTGCAAGTTGAACACTTCATGGTctcaaagctgctttcagacattcactgaactccgcagaatCTCCGGACACATTCCGGAGGGGCGGATATatgagaaggcaaatgtccaagtgagatgATCTGGACTTTGTCTGGAGTGTATCCAGCCAGTCCCCTAGTaagaactccagagaatgtccagatGAGTCCACGTGGgaccacagcaggagattctcctaAGGATTCGCAGAGAGCGAGAGGGCGTGTTGAGGAaatttctaacacatgacagatgcagaaatgataaaaaacaaaaagaatacaaatacccCAGGATGAAAAGTGctgccatacatgtagaagactccgacgaagatgtgaagagagctTCAGGTGATAGGAACCAATGCCTGTGTCAGTGTGCTGTAAAAAAACCCGAAATGAATAGCCTACTTTACGTCCTGcttctgcctgctgcacccccctTCACCGAAACAattgagtggagaatctcctgctgcgttgttcatgtgtgaaagacaaactccagagaaagtctcaAGGAACCGATTCTGCGAAGTTtatatctgaaaacagctttatagTCATTTCACTGTCTTTGGCTCTGTGAATATCCCACAGTGAGAGGGACACCACTTACAGTTAATGTTCCAGCTGCTGAGAATGatgaaaatggttttaaaaacGATCGATTTTTGCTTGTGACAGGACACAGCCAGGGAATGACCTCAGTATTTTGTGTATGAAGTACTTTTCCCAGCTGGACATCCCTCCTGAAACACTCCACGTCTCCTCACTCATGTTTCATCGGGTTCATTGTGTTAAACAGCTACGTTGGCCAGTCTGGGGTCTGAGTCCTGCTCATAGCGGTAATGGTAGACCTCCATCTGGTCCCTGCACGCGTCTCTGATGTTGTTGAGCCACCGTTTGATGCCCCCACGGTTGAGATAGAGCACCATGAGAAACACCACCCCAATCAGAGCCAGCACTAACCCGAGGAACACGTAGGAGACCGCCTCGAGGTTCTCGTTCATACAATCCATGTCGTCTTCCCGGAGCATCTCCACGGGGACCCCCCTCTTGGCCTCCGGCTCGCTGCACAGGAGATGCCCTGAATCCGCACACTGGGACGAGTTCTTCAGCCAGTAGTAAAACGCCTCCAGTCCACAGTTGCACCGGAACGGGTTCAATGCCAAGTAGACACGTAGGCGCGTTTGCTGGTACATGTTGGTCACGTTTTCCCAGCCGATGCTCTCTATGGAGTTATTCACCAGCACCAAGGCGTGCAGGTTGTAGATGTCCAACCTCAGCATTGGTATAGACCTCAGTCTGTTCCCCGCCAGCTCCAGTCTGTGCAGGTTTTGCAAAGTTTGTGTGTCAAGCGCGTCAGAGAGCTGCGCTGCGGCTGAAGGTAAAACAGAGTTATTCAGGTAAAGAGAGCGCAGATCAGGTAATCCATGGAAAGCTCTGGATGAGATCAGCTCCAGCTGGTTGTGGCTCAGGTCCAGCAAATGCAACCGGGGGAGCCCCAGGAAGGCGTAAGGCTCAATAGCCTGTATCCCGTTATAGGACAGGGAGAGAGTCGTCATGTCCAACTCCGAGCCGTTGCTCATGAACGCACCGCGCTGTAAAGTTGAGATGTTCCTCCCCCGGAGGATCAGGGTGGACGTCCACTCCGGTATGTCCCACGGTACCTCCGTGTCCTCCCCGTCACGGCAGGTCACCGTCCCCGAGTCTCTGGCACAGACGCAGGAGGAAGGACACGCGTCATCCGTCCTGACGGgcgaacacaacaaacacaacaccgCAGCGTAACGCAAGCACCACTGGGTCCAAGTGGAGGAAAGACGCACTGAACTGTTGGCACCGTGAAATATCCACATCTTCCTCCTCGGTTTCGTCCCAGAGCAGAAAGCTACCGACGAGTCTGGCGAGCAAACACAATCCCCTCAGGTGAAGTCGATTCAAACCGGCGGCACCGGTTACTTTGAGCCACCGGGACACAGAGACGCTGTGTCCGGTGTCATGTCTCCTCTGCCTGCTTCTGGAGAAAAGACGCGTCTTCTTGAGGGTTATTACGCATCGGAAACGCGGACAGCAGCCGCGGTGTGGCTGCGTGGAGAGAGCTGCTGATCCGCGCTCCCTTGGTGGTAATTTTGACGCctgtcacagagagagagggagagggggagagagagggagaggggagagagagagagagaggctgcaaCACAAATACTATAAATGTATCTTTAATATATTGTTCGTTGTtttactatcattattattaatattattattaatatatacttTTTCTACTCTGTATTTCTTTGAGTCCAACCCCTTACAGTATACATTTTCCTATATAATTACAAAttctaacaacaacaacaataataatcaccatcatcattataCATCTGAAGTAAGAAATGTAGGttacatgaataaatgaatataattatTTGACCAACATGAAACAAGAAGAACAAAAGGAGAGATGAATAATTAGATGCATAAGTGAATTAGGTTTTTTCCGAGGGAGTATCTTCAAATAAAGACTAGAGGcgattttgttttgcattttgttcCCGTacgatatttgttttctgtataCTCTGCCATATCTCATCAAATGGCCTGGCTAAGTCTTTGATTTGCTTACTCCATGTTatttacattgtttgttttcagaagaTAGTTTTCAAAAGTGTTCACTGTTGTGTTGAATGTTATTTTTAGGCCGGTTTCCCGCATTTTGAACTCAAACGACCGCAAACATCATGACCAGAGTGCTAGAGGATAATTTAACAACCAAAGGAGTCGgctgttttctttccatcaTGTTTCCATTATCTCAGCGTTAATTTACAGCATCGTCTTTGCTGCAAATCAGCTGCTGTAATTACATGCAGGCACTAGAGCCTGTTTAATGGGGACACTTCTTTCCAATTGATCCCTTTTTTTCCGAAGACACCAAATTTGCTTTCGGGGTCTTGCTCACGCTCGCGACGTCGGCAGTATAGACTTGGCAAACAAATCAATAGGCttggatatatatatacgcTTTCAACTGGGAGATTTGCATCGGGTTGTGAAGCTGGAAAGTCACATGGGACTAATCTGTCCTTTTGTCTCTGCTCACAGCTCACCTGGATGAAACAATGGAGTTCTGTATCTAAGTCAGGAAGTAGGCTAATGAGGGCGCAGTGAATTACTCTAATTATGAAATGACTTGGCTGTATGAGGATGTCATACCAAAAATACACTGCTAAAGTTCAGTAGTATTTGGACTATTCTTCCACCTACCAATATAATTCTGTGCTCAATAAAGTAATTAGTGGCGAAAACACAAATAAGGTCAAAGAATGTAGAgtataataaagtatttttagattttctaGATGCTAGTCAGTTAATGTTAGAGATTCGGCAGTTCAGTGCAGGACTTAGTTTAGGAAAGATggaaaggaggagggaaggaaggaaagaaaacacaacctgaaGTGAAGAAGGAGACAATATCTAAAGA
The Hippoglossus stenolepis isolate QCI-W04-F060 chromosome 15, HSTE1.2, whole genome shotgun sequence DNA segment above includes these coding regions:
- the LOC118121687 gene encoding olfactory receptor 2A12-like, giving the protein MQNKIASSDSAIIHPPGFYVIGFQTFPNISVYIIFLAFVYLVTVVFNVLLMCIVALDENLHTPKFLAVVNLAVIDVILNTSTIPSMIKTFLFKDNFVPFNLCLVQMFVHYTSASLESYALAILAYDRLIAICFPLKQNILNTRPIMFCIVSLTWVYCAGLLSYSTSIMTRLSFCGSVRVFSYFCDYAPVFRLACNDYSLQWAAASASMMNLFGPLTFIFLSYVSILVTVFKMKSVSSRIKALTTCIEHLILVGIYYVPIFSIYIVGLFIRSVDPDQRVLSLSLASCIPPCINPIVYSLKTKEIKTRIVALVWRVKINP
- the waif2 gene encoding wnt-activated inhibitory factor 2 — encoded protein: MWIFHGANSSVRLSSTWTQWCLRYAAVLCLLCSPVRTDDACPSSCVCARDSGTVTCRDGEDTEVPWDIPEWTSTLILRGRNISTLQRGAFMSNGSELDMTTLSLSYNGIQAIEPYAFLGLPRLHLLDLSHNQLELISSRAFHGLPDLRSLYLNNSVLPSAAAQLSDALDTQTLQNLHRLELAGNRLRSIPMLRLDIYNLHALVLVNNSIESIGWENVTNMYQQTRLRVYLALNPFRCNCGLEAFYYWLKNSSQCADSGHLLCSEPEAKRGVPVEMLREDDMDCMNENLEAVSYVFLGLVLALIGVVFLMVLYLNRGGIKRWLNNIRDACRDQMEVYHYRYEQDSDPRLANVAV